A segment of the Lolium perenne isolate Kyuss_39 chromosome 3, Kyuss_2.0, whole genome shotgun sequence genome:
CATCAACACCGCCAATTTTTCTGCCTGCCGGTGATCTCTATGCTAAGAATTGCGTCTCTGGTACTGCCCGGGTTCCTGGTTCTTGGTCAATGGCCCTGAGTTCTTTGTGGTCGCCAGTTGGACAGGATTCGGAAATTTTCTCTGCAAGTGGAAAGTTCTTGGTACGTAGGTGGTGGAATTCGGTGCGTTCTTGGGTGATGCATGCCACCTGTTCGTGGAAATTCGTTGTGTATCAAGAAAACGGGATAGAGAAAAATACACATCTTGATGCTTTGCAAAGATCGTGTGCTAGCAGTAGAGCTGAAGTTGGATGTGGGTTTTGTGGAGTGTTGAGTTGCAACAGAGCACAAGTATCGACATGGCCAAAGTTTCCTGGGGAGATCTACATGCGACGAAGGGGCAGTTTGGTTGGGGATGTCGAACCACGCTATGTTTCTTTGGATGTTGTGGAATATTTCAGTGAAATATGTTTCTTTGGATGTTGTGGAATATTTCAGTGAAATATGTTTCTTTGGATGTTGTGGAATGCTTCGGGGAAATATGTTTCTTTGGATGTTGTGCAATGTTTCGGGGAAATATATTGTTTGTCTGTTGTGGAAATATGTTTCTTTGGATGCTGTCGAATGTATCGGGGAAATATATTATTTTGGATGCTGTCGAATGTTTTGGGGAAATATGTTTCTTTCGATTTTGAGCAATGTTTCGGGGAAATACATTTCTTTGGATGTTGTGGAACGTTCCGGGGAATATGTTCATAATGTTGCTTTCGAAGTGGGTTAAGAGTGCACAGAACAATGCTTGCCGAATTATACATGAGTGGCTTGAATGAGTAAATGTCCTTGTGATGTTCTGCTATGCAATTCGATTTCAGATATATTGTTCCAAGAAGTAATTCATGCCTATGTCGTAGCGCCATGTAAGTCATAGGTATCAACTGTTGAAATCATCATTTGTGTTCTTCATTGTATCCACAAAACTAGACCTACAGGGGGAGGAAACCCTGTGGTATTTAATTAAGGGAATGGTGATGGTCGAACTCTTCATTGTATCGACACATACTGTTAGCTGATATTTTACTTCAATTGAATTGTGCAGGAGACTGTGCTTCAGTGGATATCCAGTCAGCATGAAGAAGCATCAGTGTCTGCTGCTGATGTACTCGCCTACGTGCAGGTCATCGAACAACTTGTCTCAGCCAATTCTTGTAAAATTGAAACTCTATTTCACATATTATGTCAATATCTTGTGTCTAAAACCTATCCATGAAGATGGCCAAGGTGCTTAACTTTAGAGGATTTTTATTTCCTGTTGGTTCAAAATAAGATACTATACTATCATCACAAAATAGATTATTTGTCTATTGAAATGCCAAAGCTTCTGGTACAGAAACAGGCACCAACTCGAGGCTACGTTCAAAAGTGATGTTTACCGCTTTATATCCCTGTGGCTCTTTCTGTTGTTATGTCAGTATCTGACCCAAATCCTTGATGCTTCTTTTCTCCACACAGGATGAGATCGAGCGCAGAGGGGGCATGGCAGGGTCTCCTCAGCATTCAAGTCCACAGCCAGCAAATGATTCCCCTTCTGCAGATATCCAAACTAACACCTCCCCCTTCGGAAATGTGGCGGCTGCACTTGACTCTCACCAGTGGCAAACTGATCAAACAAGAACTGCAAGCATCTCAAATGCTTTCCCCAGCCCTTTGCAGCAAAACTTCCAAGCGTTTCATCCTGTTCAGTGTTCAGGATATGGCCCGGATGACTCCCCGTCAGCTGGAGATAGAGATCGGAGCAGCCACTCTCCCGAGAACCAGGACTTGGTGCAAGGCGATTCGTCCGGGAACTCTTCGGATATGGATCATGATACTCATTGAAGCTGTGAACCAGATGAAAGGTGGTAACTTGTTTGTCTAGTTCCTTTGAAGCCTTTTTCTCCAGGACACAGTTCCTTTGGAGCCTTGGATATCAAATCATGGTTTGCTGGGGGAAGTCCCCCATGGTTGGTGCTTCCCTCCAGGACTTGCTTGCCTCCGTGCAAAGCTCAGCTGCGATTGCTGTGAGACCATTGTCTCCGCTATCCTGGGACCTTGTAAATGACAGACAGAACCAATCTTTGCAGTCCTTTCTGTCGACTTGCGGAATGAGCTCACCTGCTGTCCATGTTACTGATTAGAAGATAGGATCAGGAGAACTGTCCAGGCATAATTGTGCCTGCATTGTCAGTTCCTTTTCCTGTGCATACTAGATGACCATTGTCTGGTTAACAGGGATCAATTTCGCTGTGGTTTTGCATATTAGTTACTGATATCATTGGTATGTTCTCTGTGTATCTGTAAAAGATTCTTTAGCGCAGAAAGAGAGAGCGGATTGTTTCATTCTTTTTTCTGTAAAGTTTGTTGTTTGAACATCTCTAGCTTGTAATACACAATAAAGTTTTGTATGGGTTACCAGATATTTTTGTCAGGTTTTGGATCTGTATTCTGTAGACATGATTGTTTTGTGTTGACATGATCGTGCAACGAAGTGGTCGGCCTTGGCACTGTAGATTAAAGTCTGGCCTTTAACCATTGTGGCGCGAGAAAAACAACTGCCCAGGCAACATATGATTATTAACAGGCAGATTTAGTTGGAAGCTCTGCAGATAAGCATGTATCTTACATGACGAAAAATGATATGTCTTCATTTACCATAGTGTACATCTTTCGGCTACAGAAATACAAGTTACAGCACAAGCAGTTCAATATGCTTGAACATCTAATGTCAGATTAAAAGTTAAATCACACAGTGGGAGCAAGCTCCGTATGACTGGGTCAACTAATATACATCAGTTTTAAATCACATAATGGGGGCAGACTGGGAAGTCATCCTTGAGCAAGGGATTAGCCATCCTGCTCGCTGACCATGCAGCAACTGCTCGCGCTAACTGTCAAGTGTCGCCGATGTCAGCTTCAAATATGGCTGTGTCAGCAAGGAAGGGGGCATCCGAGTTCGTTAGCCGCTGCAGTGAGAAAGGCAAGCGTCATCCCGGTGGCCTGACGGTTGTGGGCTTCCCACTCTATGCATCTCTCGACGTCCGCTTGCCAGTTGGTCATACTTGCTGCCGCGCACCGGTAACTTGGGCTTTGGATGCCGTTCCGCTGCTCTCCTTGAATTATCTTGGTGGAACTTATTGGTCCACTGTTCAAGATGTCGCGAAGGACGGACATGCTGAGCGCCCGTACATGTGCACTAGGGTGGGAAAGGCATCGGATGGTAGGTGATAGCCGGCACTGTAAATCACATTGAGTTAGCATTTTGAAAGGTGGCTATGTTTCTGGTGAAGAGATGTGAGTTACAAGGAGATGACATACCTTCAGCAGATTCGAGAGGCCATCAGCAACTGCTACACCTGGATCTCCCCATTCAACGATGAGATGAATGGCTCTGGCGGTTACTTCCAGAAGCTGTATATATTCAACCATAGGACGACCATCATCAGCACATGCATCTTTTCAAAGCAAGAAAATGGATGAAATGTAGCTCTGATGACAGCTATATTGTTCTGACAGCAAGTACTGTAGGTTACATGTTCCACTCTTGAAGAAAGTTTGTGAATGGATGTTACCTCCAATTGAGGCAAGGTACAAGCTTCACCATCAACAAGCATCCCATCCGTGGCACGGAGCAGAAGGTCTGAAGCGCTCGCAAGAATTATCAGTGCTTCTGGGCTATCATGGTTCCTCATAAGCTCAGCTATCAGTTTCACTATTCGCTGGTTGACTCTCCACATCTTCTGACCTTGCTCATCATCTCGAGCAATCCAGGGCTGCAAGTCCTTCTCAGCCTGCATACAGGAGCCCATAAATATGACAGGAAATATGATGCATGTCATGAAGGCAATGAAGTCAATGTATGTTCCCAACGTGAGAAATGAACaacagaaacaaagcaaaaaaattaaaaaataattaTTATGACCAAATGTTTGAATACAGCAGAAATATTTACCTGCAGGACAATAGCAGTTGAAGCCTTGGCCGGTGAAGCTGAAACAACATCACAAAGCGCATCTGCAACCTATACATTAAAAGATGTGAAAATGTACAGTTAATAAGAATGCTACCAGAAATAAAAATATCTCCATAGGATTACTGTGTTATGACTAGCATGTGTAATCATACCTTTCTCCAACCCTGATGAGCTGATGTACTCTCTGCAGACATCTGTGTTTCGGGAGATGCAATAAGCTTATGCCACAGCAACGAGACAACAGAAAAGCATAGTTCCTGCTTTTCTGACATTACAGTTCTTAGGAGAGTTTGAGAACCTCCATAACCCCCGTTCCTGTCCATGGTAAGGAAG
Coding sequences within it:
- the LOC127341626 gene encoding uncharacterized protein, with the translated sequence MDAARDEGKKRSAKEEAEAEVHQAFRRAANALSQLYAQGVASQKANFRDGERSAMETVLQWISSQHEEASVSAADVLAYVQDEIERRGGMAGSPQHSSPQPANDSPSADIQTNTSPFGNVAAALDSHQWQTDQTRTASISNAFPSPLQQNFQAFHPVQCSGYGPDDSPSAGDRDRSSHSPENQDLVQGDSSGNSSDMDHDTH